In Nocardioides sp. WS12, the DNA window AGTGGCGACGACGAGGACGACGACGGCGAGCGCTCGCTGGCCGACCTGGTCGAGCAGCCGGCCAAGGTGATGCGGATCGGCAGCATGATCCGCCAGCTCCTCGAAGAGGTGAAGGCCGCGCCGCTCGACGAAGCCAGCCGCAACCGCCTCGCCGCGATCCACCGGTCCTCCATCGCCGAGCTCGAGCAGGGCCTGGCCCCGGAGCTCGTCGAGGAGCTGGAGCGCCTTTCCCTGCCGTTCTCCGAGGACGTCACGCCCTCCGAGGCCGAGCTCCGGATCGCCCAGGCCCAGCTCGTCGGATGGCTCGAGGGGCTGTTCCACGGCATCCAGACGGCGATCTACGCCCAGCAGATGGCCGCGCGTGCGCAGTTCGAACAGATCCGTCGGGCCCTGCCCCCGGGGATGTCGATGGGCGGTCCCGAGCAGTCCCCCCTGCAGCCCGGTCAGCCCGGTCAGCCGGAGCAGCCCGGTCAGGCCGGTCAGGGCGACGAGCCCCGCGGCGGCATGTACCTCTAACGGTCAATAACGGTGGCGGCCGAGCCGGCTGATCAGCACCAGTCCGAGCACGCCGATCAGGCTGATCGCGCCACCCGGAGCCAGCAGCCGCCCGAGGTCGGGCGTGGAGTCGGCGTCGGCAGGCGGTTCGGCGAGCGCTGACGGCTCGGCCGGAACCGGGGGCACGGTGAGGTACTCCCGGAGCTGGGTCTCCATGGCCTTGTCGAGACCGGTCACGGCGGCGTAACCGTCGCACGCGTCAGCGCTCAGCTCGCCGGGCGTGCTGCCCTGCGTGAAGAAGAGGTAGCGGCCACCGACCTTCAACGTGCGGTCCGCGACCTCATCGGTGGGCGTGAACGTGACCTGCACGTACTTCCCGGCCGGGAGGTCACTCTTCAGCGGCACCTGGACGAAAACGCGGTGCGGGCTGGCATTCGCCGTCCCACCGCCGGGCAGGACACCCGGGAGGACGTTGTCGACGCGGCCCACGAACACGTCGTCGACCCCGGCACCGCGTTCGTAGACGGCCGTGCGGTCCGTGAGGGCGAGACCGCCGCACGCGCCGGGCATCGCCGGGGTCGCATGGGCCGCTGCCGGGAGCAGCGAGAACGACACGACCGCCAGGGCGGCAACAGCACGAAGGGGGAGCCTCACGCGCCCATCCCACCAGATCCGGGCGCGGGGAACCAGCGACCCAGCTCCACCGCGGCGCCGTCGTCCTCGACCGAGGCGGTGACGTGGTCGGCCACCGCCTTGACCTCGTCGACCGATTGGCCCATCGCCACACCCCGGCCGGCCCACTGCAACATCTCGATGTCGTTGCGGCCGTCACCGATCGCCAACACGTCGGCGCGATCGACGCCGAGCTGCCCGGCGACGTACTCCAGGCCGGAGGCCTTGGACACGCCCACGGGTGCCAGATCGAGCCAGGCGGTCCAGCCGACGACGTAGTCGGTGCCGTGCAGGCCCAGCCGGCTGGACAGCTGGACGAAGTCCTCCGCCGTGGCGTTCGGGTCGCGGATGATCACGCGGCTCACAGGCTGGGCGACCATGTCGGCCACCTCGGCCACCGTCGACGTACCGCCGAGCTCACCGTCGGGGAACGGCGCGGACACGAGGTAGCCGACGCCGCGCTCCTCGACGGCGACCAGCGCCTCCGGGTGTTCCTTGAGTACGGCGGCCACGGCTGCGCGTGCGTCGAAGGTGACCTCGTGGACGACCTCGATGGGCGGGTACCGCAGCACGACGGCACCGTTGGACGCAACGATCCAGATCTTCTCGCCGTGGCCGTGGAGGTCGAGCTGGTCGGCAACGGTGACCATGTTGGCCGCGGACCGTCCCGACGAGAGGACCACGTGGGCGCCGGCGTCGAGCACTGCCTGGATGGCGTCGTGGACGGCGGGGGTGACCTGCTCGTAGCTCATGCCGAGGCCCTCCACCCACTTGAGCAGAGTGCCGTCGATGTCCAGCGCCACGAGCTGTGGTTTCGAGGCTCGCTGCGCTCGCACCTCAACCACCGATCGGCTCCATGACCTCGAGGCCACCGAGGTACGGCTGGAGCGCCTTCGGCACCCGCACCGATCCGTCGGCCTGCTGGTGGGTCTCGAGGATCGCGACGATGGTGCGGGTGATCGCGGTCAGCGTGCCGTTGAGGGTCGCCACCGGGCCGATCTTGTCGCCGGTGCGGACCCGGGTGTCGAGGCGCCGGGTCTGGAAGTCGGTGCAGTTCGAGGTCGAGGTGAGCTCGCGGTACTTGCCCTGCGTGGGGATCCAGGCCTCGCAGTCGAACTTGCGGATGGCCGACGAGCCGAGATCGCCCGCGGCGATGTCGACGACGCGGTAGGCCAGTTCGAGCTTCTCGAGGAACTCCTTCTCCCACGCCAGCAGGCGCTGATGCTCGGCAGCAGCGTCCTCGAGGGTGGTGTAGATGAACATCTCGACCTTGTCGAACCAGTGGACCCGGATGATCCCCTTCGTGTCCTTGCCGTGTGAGCCTGCCTCCTTGCGGAAGCACGGGCTGAACGCGGCGTAGCGCAGGGGCAACGATCCGCCGTCGAGGATCTCCTCCGAGTGGTAGGCCGCCATGGCGACCTCCGACGTGCCGACGAGATACATCTCCTCGCCCTCGAGGCGGTAGACGTCGTCACCGCCACCCTGGTCGAGGTAACCGGTGCCCTCCATCGCGCTGCGGCGCACGAGCGAGGGCGCGATGACCTGCGTGAAGCCGGCGTTCCGAGCCTGGTCCATCGCCATGTTGACCAGCGCGAACTCGAGCTGGGCACCGACCCCGGTGAGGAAGTAGAAGCGGCTGCCGCTGACCTTCGCGCCACGCTCGAGGTCGATCGCGCCGAGGATCCGGCCGATCTCGATGTGGTCGCGTGGCTCGAAGCCCTCGGCCGCGAAGTCGCGCGGCGTACCGACCTCTTCGATGACGACGAAGTCGTCCTCGCCGCCGGCCGGGGTCTCCTCGGCGACCACGTTCGGGATCGCCTTGAGGGCCGAGAGCCACTCCTCCTCGGCGACGCCCTGGGTGGCCTCGAGCTCCTTGACCTCACCCGAGAGCGTCTTCACCTGCGCGAGCAGGGCCTGCTTCTCGTCGCCGGCCGCCTGGGCGACCTGCTTGCCGAACGCCTTCTGCGCCGCGCGCTTCTCCTCGAACGAGGAGATCGCAGCCCGGCGGGCACCGTCGGCGACCAGCGCCCGGTCCACGACGTCGGCGGACGCGCCGCGCTTGGCCTGCGAGGCGCGAATGCGGTCGGGCTCGTCACGGAGAATGCGCGGGTCGATCATGCCCTGAGGCTATCCGGCCCTGCCGACCGATCGCGCGCCGGTTTCGAGCATCGCCGGGTCTCGGCATCAAAAGGGAGAGATGGGCTCCGGTGCAGGGAAGATGGCGTCGAGGTCGGCGAGGTCCTCGGGCGTCGGGACCCAGGCACTCGCTGCGGCATTCGCCCACACCTGCTCGGTCGTCGTGGCGCCGGCGATCACCGAGGTGACGGGCTGCTGGGCGAGCAGCCAGCCGAAGGCCACCGTCGCCTCCGGTACGCCGCGGGACTTCGCGAACGCGGAGTACTCCTGCAACGGCTTCGACGTCGCCACGTCCAGCAGGTGCTGGCGGCTGCGGGTCAGACGCGAGCCCTCGGGCGCGATGCCCGAGGCGTACTTGCCGGTGAGGAGGCCGTTGGCGAGCGGGAAGTACGGCAGCACACCCAGCCCGAACTCACGAGCGGCAGGCAACACCTCCCACTCGGCGCGACGGTCGGTGAGGTTGTAGTGGTTCTGGGCGGAGATGAAGCGCTCGACGCCGAGCTCGCGGGCGACGTACTCGGCCTGGGCGATCTGCCAGCCGGACCGGTTCGAGTGGCCGATGTAGCGCACCTTGCCCTCGCGGACCAGGTCGCTGAGCGCCGACAGGGTCTCGTCGATCGGGGTGTTCGGGTCGGGCGTGTGGAACTGGTAGAGGTCGATCCAGTCCGTGCCCAGGCGGCGCAGCGAGGCCTCGACGGCGTTGCGGATGTAGCGGCGCGAGCCACGCGCACCGAAGTCGGCCCCGTTCGCACCCTGGGCGTCCATGCCGAACTTGGTCGCCAGGATCACGCCGGACCGGCGGGCGCCCAGCGCCACACCCAGACGCGTCTCGGACAGGCCCGGCGTCGCGCCGTACGTGTCGGCGACGTCGAAGAGGGTGATGCCCGCGTCCAGGGCGGCGCCGATGACCCGGTTGGTGCCCTTCTGTGTCTCCGTGGCGGTGCCCGGGCGACCGAGGTTGTTGCAGCCCAGCCCGATCGTGGAGACGACCAGGCCGGAGCGTCCGAGGGCGGCGTACGACGGGGTGCTCATGCCCCGACGGTATCGACCATGCCGATACCTGCGACGGGGTGTCCTAAACTCCGCTGGTGCTCGACCGACCTCGCCGGACTCCGCTCCTGGCCGCTCTCCTCTGCCTGGGCCTGTTCGCCGCGATCGCTGTCGCAGTCGCCGCCGAATGGTCCTGGCTGATCGACCTCGACCACCGCGGGGAGTCGACCGCCAACTGGGCCGTCGACCAGGCCTGGCTGCGCGACCCGCTGCGGGTGGTCGAGTTCCTGTTCGCCACGCCCGCAATGACGGTGCTGACCGTCCTGCTCGCCGGCTTCATGCTGTTCAAGGGCCACCGCCGCGCAGGCATCCTGATCGTCGTCGTCATGGTCACCACGGCGCTGGCGACGTACGGCACCAAGGTCCTGGTCGGCCGCGGCCGGCCCGTGTGGCAGGACCCGGAGTACTTCCTGCACTCCAACGCCTACCCGTCGGGCCACGCCTCCGGCATTGCTGCGTACGCCGGCCTGGTGATCCTGCTGGCGATCATGCTGATCCGCCGCAGCGGCATCCGCCGCCTGGTCATCACCCTGATGGTGCTCGTCGTGGCGGCCGTCGCCGCCGACCGGATCCTGCTGGGCCGCCACTACCCGAGCGACGTCGTCGGTGGCGTGCTGTTCGGCGCCGGCATCGTGCTGCTCGGCCTCGCGCTCTACAGCCCGCTGCCGCGCAGCCACGCCCTCAAGGCCGAGCCACTGCCGGCGGTCTTCCCCCGCGGCGGCAACCTCGCGGTGATCCTGAACCCGATCAAGGTGGAGTCCGTCGAGCAGTTCCAGTCGATGGTCAACCAGCTGGCGGTCGATTCCGGCTGGAAGGAACCGCGCTGGCACTTCACCACCGTCGAGGACTCCGGCACCGGCCAGGCCGAACTGGCGTCGGTCGAGGGCGCCGACCTCGTGATCGTCTGCGGCGGCGACGGCACCGTCCGTGAGGTGTGTGCCGAACTCGCCGGCACCGGCATCCCGGTCGGCATCGTGCCCGCCGGCACCGGCAACCTGCTGGCCCGCAACCTGCAGATCCCGCTCTTCATCCGGGCCGCGATCGACATCGCGCTGACCGGCCAGGACCGCGCCATCGACATGGTGTCCGTCGAGGGCGACGAGCTCGAGCCCACCCACTTCATGGTGATGGCCGGCATGGGCTTCGACGCCGCCCTCATGGAGGGCGTCAACGAGGACATCAAGAAGAAGGTCGGCTGGATCGCCTATGTGCTGTCCGGCCTCAAGGCCCTCATGTTCCCGACCATGAAGCTCGAGATCTCCATCGACGACCTGCCCTTCACCAAGCACCGCGCCCGGACCTGCGTCATCGGCAACGTCGGCAGCCTGCAGGGCGGCATGATGCTGCTCCCCGACGCCTCGATCGACGACGGCCTGATCGACGTCGTGGTGCTCTACCCCCGCCGGTTCCTGAGCTGGATCCCGCTCGTCGCCCGGGTGCTCACCCGCCGGGAGCAGAACGCCGGCGAGGCCGTCGTACGCATGACGGGGCGGAAGGTCGTCGTACGGGCGTCAGGGGACGTGCCGCGGCAACTGGACGGCGACACGATCGGCGCCGGCGCCGAGCTGCGGATGGAGTGCATCCACGGGCGCGTGCTGGTGCGGGTTCCTCGCTAGCCGTTGCTCATCAAGCTGCGAACCTCGTTGACCTGCGCTGAGCACTCACCTGGTGCGTGCTGAGAGCAGGTCAACGATCAAGGGCAACGCGGACAACGCTGAAGCACGCCGTTCCAGCCGCGGCGTTGCAGGATCGTGGCGATCCACCTAGCAGTACGACACCCGTCGTTGAAGACGAGTCCGTACGTCACCCGCAACGTCACCGCTTCGCTGACCGCTCGTTCGGCGAGGTCACGTCGAGCGTCGACGTCGCGGGCCTCCGGCGAATCGTGGAAGGCGCGACCGTCCGGCTCGACAATGACGCCGAACTCCTCGTAACGGACGTCCTGGACCGTCTTCCTGCCGGTCGCATGGCTTGCCTGCTGACGCCGCGCACGAGGCAGTCCGTGTGCCCGCTCGACCAACTGGAGGTAGCCGCGCTCGAGCACCGAGTTGGCGCCGTGCTCGACGTCGTCGATCATCCCCGCGATCAGCGCACGACGGGTGACCCTCGCGCGGTGGGCCAGGGCCGAGCGCAAGATGGGGGGACCGACCTCGCGGGTGTAGCAGGCGCGGGTCAGCGCGGCGTATGCGCCGGCGACGTCACCTGAGCGAATCCGAGACTCCATCACGTCGACCGTGGCGTGCTCCGGCGCCATCCGGGGCGGCCGACGACGCCAGTCGACTCGTGTCGCGAGATGCGCGGTTCGGTGGACAACGACGCCAGCCATTCGCCGGACGGTCCGGTCCGGACCGACGCACACGTGCACAACCGGCGGGTCGCCCCCGGGCATGGCTGACTCGTGGCTCAGCGCGGCGGGAGCGCACGTGAACAGCGCCACCCATTCTCGCTGGGCACGGGTCAGGCGGCCGGTGTGGTCGACGTACACGCCGGGGCAGGGCGCGGTCAGCTCCCGGCGCCGCACCATGCGGGCAATGTCGTGGTCGGTCGCGCCCAGAGCCAGCAGTTGCTGGCGCGAGACGACGCCGTGCTGTTCGCGCACGAGCAGTTCCTGCAGGCCGGGGTGGGTGAACTCGAGGTGACGCGGCATGGGGGGAGGTTGGCATCGCATCGCGGCTCCGACCAGCCCGAGCGCCCCGACCTGTGGACGGGAGCGTGAACGACGTGCACTGACCTGCGCTGAGCACTCACCTGGTGCGTGCTGAGAGCAGGTCAGCGATGTCGACGAGTTGCCTACGAGCGCGCCATGCGCGCGTGGGCGACCGCTTCGGTCTCCTCGGGCGACAACTCCTGCTCGCTGCTCCACCCGGCGACCGACTTGGCGTAGGTCCGCGCCTCGTTGCGGCCCCGGATCGACGTCAGTACGACGCCGTCGCCACCGTCGTCGACGAGGGCCAGCGACCACGACAACCGGCCGCCCATCTCGTCGAACGCGTCGTACCGGACCACGGCGAGATGCCGCAGCGCGCCCACCGCTTCGGCACGCAGGGCGGCCACCTCGCGGCGCAGGCCAGCAGCGTCGGCAGGCAGGTCGTCGGCACCGGCACCGGCCCGCTTGGTCCCGTTCCTCAGGGCCACCACGAGGGCTGCGAGGGCGACGACGAGAGCGAGGATCGAGAGTGCGACGGCCATGGCGACGAGCGTAGGTGTTCGGCCACTACCCTTTGCGCATGGCTCGTATCGCGTACCAGGGGGAACCCGGCGCCAACTCAGACATGGTGTGCCGTCGGCACTACCCGGAGGCCGAGGCCGTCCCGTGCGCGTCGTTCGAGGACGTCTTCGCGGCCGTGACCAGTGGTGACTGCGACCTGGCGATGATCCCGATCGACAACTCGATCGCCGGGCGCGTCGCCGACATCCACCACTTCCTGCCGGACTCCGGGCTGCACATCATCGCGGAGCACTTCCTGCGGATCCAGTTCACCTTGATGGCCACCGCGGACGCGTCGTTCGACACGATCAAGACGGTCCACAGCCACGTCCACGCGCTCGGCCAGTGCCGCAAGATCATCCGCGAACTCGGCCTGACGCCGATCATCTCCGGCGACACCGCCGGCGCCGCCCGCGAGGTCGCCGAGGCCGCCGACCCGCGCCAGGCCGCGATCGCACCGCCGCTGGCCGCGGAGATCTACGGCCTGCAGATCCTCCGCGACGACGTCGAGGACGAGGACCACAACACGACCCGCTTCGTCGTACTCTCCCCCGAGTTCATCGCGGCCCCGCAAGGCAACGGTCCGGTCGTCACGAGTTTCGTCTTCAACGTGCGCAACCTCCCGGCCGCGCTCTACAAGGCGCTCGGCGGGTTCGCGACCAACGGCATCAACATGACCAAGCTCGAGAGCTACATGGTCGGCGCGGAGTTCGCCGCGACCCAGTTCCTCGCCGAAGTCGACGGCCATCCGGACGACCCCGAACTCAAGCGGGCGCTCGAAGAACTCGCGTTCTTCACCACCGACATCAAGATCCTCGGCGTCTACCCCGCCGATCCGTTCCGGCGCTGACGCGCCCGGCAGCGCACGCCTAGGGTGGGCGCATGGTGAACCCTGCCGCCCACGGCGCCGACAGCGAAGTCGGTCGTCTGCGTACGGTCCTGCTGCATCGTCCCGGACCCGAACTGCAGCGGCTGACCCCGCGCAACAACGACCGGCTGCTCTTCGACGGGATCCCGTGGGTCGCCCGCGCCCAGGAGGAGCACGACGCCTTCGCCGAAGCGCTGCGCAGCCACGACGTCGAGGTGCTCTACCTGACCGAACTGCTCACCGAAGCCCTCGAGGTGTCGGCCGCCCGGGCCGCGGTGATCGACACGACCCTCACCGGGCCCAGCGGTCGCGACCTCGGCGACCCGGTCCGCGAGCACCTGCGTGCGATGTTCCGCGCCGCCACGCCCGAAGAGCTCACCCACCTGCTCACCGCCGGCGTCCGCAACGACGAGGTCCGCTCCGGCCTGGCCAGCGGCACGCTCGTCACGTCGCTGCTGTCCGACGACACCTTCCTGGTCGACCCGTTGCCGAACCTGCTCTTCACACGCGACTCGTCGTTCTGGCTGCCCGACCGTGTCGCGGTCACCTCGCTCGCAATGCCCGCCCGGCGCCGCGAGACCCAGCTGACCGAGCTGATCTACCACTACCACCCGCGCTTCGCCGGCACCGAGCGGTTGCACGGCCACCACCTCGAACACGTCGAGGGCGGCGACGTACTGCTCCTCGCACCGGGGGTCATCGCCGTCGGCGTGGGCGAACGTACGACGCCCGCAGGTGCCGAGCGGCTCGCGCGCCAGGTGTTCCGGGCCGGTCTGGCGACCACCGTCCTGGCGGTCCCGATCGCCCAGGAGCGCGCGACCATGCACCTCGACACCGTCTGCACGATGGTCGACGTCGACAAGGTCGTGATGTACCCGAACGTCGCCGACCACCTGACGGCGTACGCCGTGACCGCACGCGAACCCGGTTCGACCGTGATCGACGTGGCCCCGCCCGAGCCGTTCCTGGTGGCGGCGGCGAAGGCGATGCAGATCGACACCCTGCACCTCATCGACACCGGCCTCGACCCGGTCACCGCCGAGCGCGAGCAGTGGGACGACGGGAACAACACACTCGCCCTCGCACCGCGTCTCGCCGTCGCCTACGAGCGCAACGACGGCACCAACGCGCGGCTCGAGGAGGAGGGCATCGAGGTCATCCGGATCGCGGGCTCCGAGCTCGGGTCCGGCCGCGGTGGTCCGCGCTGCATGAGCTGCCCGGTGGCGCGCGACCCGCTGGGGTAACCCCGCTGGCCGGGACACGTTGTGACAGGTAATCCCGCGAGGCTCCCGCTGGGAGCCGGGGACGACTAAGGTCACCAGCAGCACATGGGGAGCCGGACGCCGGCGAAATGTCAGGGTCAGGCACAGCGAAAGGGTCAGCATGGCAACGTTCTTCGAGCACTTCACGCCGCAGGAGATCGCGCGGATCAGCGCGACCGGGCGGCGCGTGAAGCTCCCCCAGGGCTGGTCGCCGATCTGGGAGGACACCCCCGCCGACAAGGCGTACATCCTTCTCGCCGGCACCGTGTCGGTCCGACGCGACGGCGTCGAGATCGCCCAGTTGGGTCCCGGTGAAATCGTCGGCGAGGCCGCGATCGTCGGCCACTCGCTGCGCACCGCCTCCATCGTCGCGCTCACGCCCCTCGACACCATCCACCTGACCGACGAGACGCTGACGCAGCTCGACGCCGAGTGGCCCACGTTCCACGCGGCGCTCGTCGAGGTCGCCCAGTCGCGCTTCGGCAACGACGCAGGCTGATCGACTCGTGAATTCGCCGGATGACCCCGCCGGAGACGGCGGGGTCATTGGTGCGCTCGAGGAGCACCTGCTCGGCGAGCGTCCCCAGTTCAACCGGGCGCAGGTCGCCGAACAGTCCGGCGTACCCACCGTCATCGCCGAGGAACTGTGGCACCTGCTGGGCTTCGCCCACGTCCCCGATGACGCCGTGGCGTTCACCTCCGCCGACGTCGAGGCAGTACGGCTGGCCAGCCAACTGATCTCCGTCGGCGTGCTCAGCCCGGACCGCCAGGCCGGCCTGGTCCGCACCTGGGGGCGCAGCTTCGCCCGGCTCGCCGACTGGCAGGTCGCCCTGCTCGCCGACGTCGCCGTCGAGAGCGGCGCCGATCCGACCAACGGCCTGCTCGCCATCTCCGACGAAGTGATGCCGCTCGTCGAGGAGCTCCAGAGCTACGTCTGGCGTCGGCACCTGCTCAGCGCGAGCGCCCGGATGCTGGCCGAGACCGGTTCCGGAGCGTCCACGACACTGGCCGTCTGCTTCGTCGACATCGTCGGCTACACCTCGCGCTCACGGACCCTGACCGACCGTGAACTGGTCGCCTGGCTCGAGGACTTCGAGACGACGGTGCTCCGCCTCGCCGTCGACCGCGGCGGCCGGATCATCAAGAACATCGGCGACGAGCTCCTGATCGTGGCCGAGGACGCCGTGGCCATGGCCGAGATCGCCGCCGAGCTCACCCGCCGCGGCGCCGACCACGACGACCCGTTCCCTGCGGTCCGTGCCGGCATCGCGTACGGCGACGTGGTGACTCGTCTTGGCGACGTCTTCGGGCCGACCGTCAACATCGCCGCCCGGCTCACCTCGATCGCCCGGCCCAACTCCGTGCTCGTCGACGAGGGCGCCTACGAGGCACTCTCGGGACGGACGTCCGACGACGACCACGACGATCCGGCAGCGACCCACCACCCGGCGACCGACGCGTCGTCGTACCGCTTCCGCCGGCTGCGGAGGGTGTCGGTCAAGGGCTACTCACGCCTCCACGTCTGGGCCCTGCAGCCCAGCTGACCGCGAAGTGCGTGGGTTTCTTGGTCGAAGTGCGCTGGTTTCTGCTTCGAGGTGCGGCAGTTTCTCGCACGGGGTGAGAAACCCTCAGACCTCGAGCAAGAAACCAACGCACTTCGTGTGAGAAACCAGCGCACCTCGTCAGCGGATGGTGACCTGACGGTTGGCCAGGCCGTTGCGCGCGGAGCGCTCCTCGGTGGTGAGGTCGGCCGTGTTGGCCAGGGCGGCGTCGAGCTTGGCCTTGAAGGTCGTTGCGGCGTCTTCGAGCGGCTCGGGGCCCGTGCCGACGGGGAGGTCCCAGACGGGGGCGAGCAGGCCGTGGGCGCGGAACATGCCGACCAGGCGGGCGTCGGGCACGATGACGTCATCACCGGATACGTGCAGACGCGCGAGGGCGTCGAGCAGCACGTCCTCGGGCTCGGGCATCACCCAGCGCAGGTGCTCCTTGGAGCCCATCGCGGTCCAGTAGGCCGCGGTGACCTCGGTCAGGCGGGCGGTCGGGGCGGCAGCACCGTCAGCAGCCTCCAGCGCCTGGGCCAGCTCGGAACTGGCCTCCATGTCGGACACCCAGAACTCGAAGCCCTCGTGGACCTCGATCTTGAGGTCGCCGTCCACGACGAGGTCCTGCAGTCGCGGACCCTGCCCGGGGTTGCTGGTCAGGCCGATCATGCCGGCGCCCGGCTCGGCGGCGAGGGCCGCTTCGAGCACGGCACCGAGGTCGCGGGCGGGGTCGCCGTAGGCATGCTGGACCTGCAGGCCGAGCCACACCTCGCCGCTGTCGCGGACCAGCGCCGGGGCGGCGCCCGGGAGCAGGGAGCAGAGCTTGACCACGCGGTCGGCGTACTCACCCTTGAGAGGAAGTACGGCGGTCGCGGCCGGGACGAGCTCGCGCAGCGCGACGACGTCGCACTCCGAGGCCAGGCCCTCGAACGGACGCTTCACGAACACGTCGGCACCGCCGGCAGCACCGTGGCAGGCCTTGTAGCGCTTGCCGGAGCCACACGGGCAGGGCTGGCGCGGACCGACCTCGCCGGCGGGGGTCTCGGTCGCGGTCCCGGATGACTTGGTGCGGTTCTTCTTGGCCATGCGCCGAAACCTACTCGGCGGGACCGAAGCGGGTGTCGAGGAGGTCCAGCATGAACCGCGGCTTGTCGCTGATCACGGCCTTGACGCCCAGGTCGAGACAGATCTGGAGATCCTTCTCCTTGTTGACCGTCCACACGTGGATGTCGCGGCCGCTGCGCACCAGGCTGTCCCGCAGTTTCGGGTGCTGGCGGAGGATCTTGATGCCGGGGCCGACGATCCAGTCCTTGCCGATGACGCGCCGCAGCATGGGCCACTGGTTGGGCTTGTCGAAGAGCTGGACGAGCTGGATGTCGGGGGCGAGGCGCTCGACGCGCTGCAACGCGGTGAACGAGAAGCTCATCACCCGCACCGGCGACCCCGGCTGGTCCCAGCCGAACTCGCGCAACATCTCGACGAGGCGCTTCTCGACGAGACCACCGAAGCGGGTCGGGTGCTTGGTCTCAATGGCCATCTCGACGCGGCGGTCGTAGTCGGCGACGGTCTCGAGGAGCTTGCGGAGCGTGAGCACGCTGTGGAGCGACTCGTCGGCCTCGGGCGCCTCGTCGTCGAGGTCCGCCCACGGGTTCTTCCAGGCGGCGAAGTCGAGCTCGGACAGGTCCGCGAGGTCCATCGTGGAGACGAGGCCCTTGGTGGAGGCGGTACGACGGAGGTCGCGGTCGTGCACGCAGACGAGGTGCCCGTCGGCGGTCAGGCGGACATCGCACTCCAGACCACCCGCGCCGGTGTCGAGCGCCCGCAGATAAGCCGCCAGCGTGTGTTCGGCGAGTTCATGGCTGGCACCGCGATGGGCAACCACCTGCGGCCGCAGGGGTGGGACGTCCGGCACGTGTCGATTGTGTCAGTACGCCGCCGGGGTTGGCAGCGACACTCAGGGATCGGTCCGGTCACGGGCCGGGGTCCCTCGGGGGTGAGGCCCGGGTACGACCGGGGTCGGTCCCCGATGTGCGGAGGCGCGCGCCCGGGCACCGTTGAGGCATGAGCAACTACGACAACTACCCCGCCCCGTCCCCGGCCCCGTCCTACCCGCAGGCCACCGCCGGTCGGCGGCTGACCCGCCGCTCGCACAACCGGATGGTGGCCGGTGTCTGCGGCGGCATCGCCGACCACTTCGGTGTCGACGCCACCATCGTGCGCCTCGTCCTGGTCGCCGCGATCGTGTTCGGGTCCGGCCTCGGCATCGTGCTGTACGCCGTCGCGTGGTGGCTGATGCCGGAGGCGTGATCTCGACAAGCTCGATCAACGGCGACAAGGTGGCCGGGTGCCC includes these proteins:
- a CDS encoding bacterial proteasome activator family protein yields the protein MTESGEEQIVVVGPDGQPIGTVPASAVQASQDTDVTDVTSGDDEDDDGERSLADLVEQPAKVMRIGSMIRQLLEEVKAAPLDEASRNRLAAIHRSSIAELEQGLAPELVEELERLSLPFSEDVTPSEAELRIAQAQLVGWLEGLFHGIQTAIYAQQMAARAQFEQIRRALPPGMSMGGPEQSPLQPGQPGQPEQPGQAGQGDEPRGGMYL
- a CDS encoding HAD family hydrolase produces the protein MVEVRAQRASKPQLVALDIDGTLLKWVEGLGMSYEQVTPAVHDAIQAVLDAGAHVVLSSGRSAANMVTVADQLDLHGHGEKIWIVASNGAVVLRYPPIEVVHEVTFDARAAVAAVLKEHPEALVAVEERGVGYLVSAPFPDGELGGTSTVAEVADMVAQPVSRVIIRDPNATAEDFVQLSSRLGLHGTDYVVGWTAWLDLAPVGVSKASGLEYVAGQLGVDRADVLAIGDGRNDIEMLQWAGRGVAMGQSVDEVKAVADHVTASVEDDGAAVELGRWFPAPGSGGMGA
- the serS gene encoding serine--tRNA ligase — protein: MIDPRILRDEPDRIRASQAKRGASADVVDRALVADGARRAAISSFEEKRAAQKAFGKQVAQAAGDEKQALLAQVKTLSGEVKELEATQGVAEEEWLSALKAIPNVVAEETPAGGEDDFVVIEEVGTPRDFAAEGFEPRDHIEIGRILGAIDLERGAKVSGSRFYFLTGVGAQLEFALVNMAMDQARNAGFTQVIAPSLVRRSAMEGTGYLDQGGGDDVYRLEGEEMYLVGTSEVAMAAYHSEEILDGGSLPLRYAAFSPCFRKEAGSHGKDTKGIIRVHWFDKVEMFIYTTLEDAAAEHQRLLAWEKEFLEKLELAYRVVDIAAGDLGSSAIRKFDCEAWIPTQGKYRELTSTSNCTDFQTRRLDTRVRTGDKIGPVATLNGTLTAITRTIVAILETHQQADGSVRVPKALQPYLGGLEVMEPIGG
- a CDS encoding type IV toxin-antitoxin system AbiEi family antitoxin domain-containing protein, with translation MPRHLEFTHPGLQELLVREQHGVVSRQQLLALGATDHDIARMVRRRELTAPCPGVYVDHTGRLTRAQREWVALFTCAPAALSHESAMPGGDPPVVHVCVGPDRTVRRMAGVVVHRTAHLATRVDWRRRPPRMAPEHATVDVMESRIRSGDVAGAYAALTRACYTREVGPPILRSALAHRARVTRRALIAGMIDDVEHGANSVLERGYLQLVERAHGLPRARRQQASHATGRKTVQDVRYEEFGVIVEPDGRAFHDSPEARDVDARRDLAERAVSEAVTLRVTYGLVFNDGCRTARWIATILQRRGWNGVLQRCPRCP
- a CDS encoding YegS/Rv2252/BmrU family lipid kinase, translated to MLDRPRRTPLLAALLCLGLFAAIAVAVAAEWSWLIDLDHRGESTANWAVDQAWLRDPLRVVEFLFATPAMTVLTVLLAGFMLFKGHRRAGILIVVVMVTTALATYGTKVLVGRGRPVWQDPEYFLHSNAYPSGHASGIAAYAGLVILLAIMLIRRSGIRRLVITLMVLVVAAVAADRILLGRHYPSDVVGGVLFGAGIVLLGLALYSPLPRSHALKAEPLPAVFPRGGNLAVILNPIKVESVEQFQSMVNQLAVDSGWKEPRWHFTTVEDSGTGQAELASVEGADLVIVCGGDGTVREVCAELAGTGIPVGIVPAGTGNLLARNLQIPLFIRAAIDIALTGQDRAIDMVSVEGDELEPTHFMVMAGMGFDAALMEGVNEDIKKKVGWIAYVLSGLKALMFPTMKLEISIDDLPFTKHRARTCVIGNVGSLQGGMMLLPDASIDDGLIDVVVLYPRRFLSWIPLVARVLTRREQNAGEAVVRMTGRKVVVRASGDVPRQLDGDTIGAGAELRMECIHGRVLVRVPR
- a CDS encoding aldo/keto reductase — protein: MSTPSYAALGRSGLVVSTIGLGCNNLGRPGTATETQKGTNRVIGAALDAGITLFDVADTYGATPGLSETRLGVALGARRSGVILATKFGMDAQGANGADFGARGSRRYIRNAVEASLRRLGTDWIDLYQFHTPDPNTPIDETLSALSDLVREGKVRYIGHSNRSGWQIAQAEYVARELGVERFISAQNHYNLTDRRAEWEVLPAAREFGLGVLPYFPLANGLLTGKYASGIAPEGSRLTRSRQHLLDVATSKPLQEYSAFAKSRGVPEATVAFGWLLAQQPVTSVIAGATTTEQVWANAAASAWVPTPEDLADLDAIFPAPEPISPF